The Saccharomonospora glauca K62 genome has a segment encoding these proteins:
- a CDS encoding LutC/YkgG family protein, translating to MDSARSDILARIRAVPRRQPAPVPRDYDTARSVEDPVGLFVERVEDYRAVVRRVSEDELPQRIGDCLARRGVSNMVAPPDLPESWRWAGTRWSLDEPPLSLSEVDSADGVLTGAAVAIAETGTIVLDAGARQGRRMLTLVPDYHLCVVRADQIEVSVPEALRRLDPTRPLTFVSGPSATSDIELDRVEGVHGPRTLEVLVVDI from the coding sequence GCCGAGGCGGCAGCCCGCACCCGTGCCGAGGGACTACGACACGGCTCGCAGCGTGGAGGACCCGGTCGGCCTCTTCGTCGAGCGGGTGGAGGACTACCGAGCGGTCGTTCGACGTGTGTCGGAGGACGAGCTGCCGCAGCGCATCGGCGATTGCCTCGCCCGTCGCGGGGTGTCGAACATGGTGGCGCCGCCCGACCTGCCCGAGTCGTGGCGGTGGGCCGGAACGCGTTGGTCGCTCGACGAGCCCCCGCTGAGTTTGTCTGAAGTGGACTCGGCGGACGGTGTGCTGACGGGCGCCGCGGTGGCCATCGCCGAGACGGGCACCATCGTGCTCGACGCGGGCGCCCGGCAGGGGCGCCGCATGCTCACCCTGGTTCCCGACTACCACCTCTGCGTGGTGCGGGCCGACCAGATCGAGGTCAGTGTCCCCGAGGCGTTACGGCGCCTCGATCCCACGCGGCCGCTGACGTTCGTCAGTGGTCCTTCGGCCACGAGCGACATCGAGCTCGACCGGGTCGAGGGCGTACACGGCCCGAGAACGCTGGAAGTGCTGGTGGTGGACATATGA
- a CDS encoding LuxR C-terminal-related transcriptional regulator, protein MTSCERVRLADRDVELLRLLAKGLPLDAVARRVGLSERTVRRRVRGVCDRIGVSTRIEAVVWAVRHGLF, encoded by the coding sequence ATGACGTCGTGCGAGCGAGTGAGGCTGGCCGACCGGGACGTCGAGCTGCTGCGGCTGCTGGCGAAGGGGCTGCCACTGGACGCGGTGGCTCGGCGGGTGGGGCTGTCCGAACGCACCGTGCGTCGGCGGGTCCGAGGGGTGTGCGACCGGATCGGCGTGAGCACGCGTATCGAGGCCGTGGTGTGGGCGGTGCGGCACGGCCTGTTCTAG